A genomic region of Barnesiella viscericola DSM 18177 contains the following coding sequences:
- a CDS encoding outer membrane beta-barrel protein yields the protein MKKLVLTLALVFGMLTANAQFFVGGQLGLTYDNDTENTTFRIAPEFGYAFNDAWTVAGMIGYTHMDNYNSFYIAPYARWTFFTKDFVSLLVDGGFGFSTGKHKGASSVNGFEIGFKPGIAFNLTDEFSLVAHCGFLGYRDKYNGSSVSGLSLTGNDLSVSLYYKF from the coding sequence ATGAAAAAATTAGTTTTAACCTTAGCTCTGGTATTTGGCATGTTGACAGCCAATGCACAATTTTTTGTGGGTGGTCAGTTGGGTTTGACCTATGACAATGACACGGAAAATACGACTTTCCGTATTGCTCCCGAGTTTGGCTATGCCTTTAACGATGCATGGACTGTGGCCGGTATGATCGGTTATACTCACATGGATAACTACAATTCGTTTTACATTGCTCCCTATGCCCGTTGGACCTTCTTCACGAAAGATTTCGTGAGCTTGTTGGTTGATGGCGGCTTTGGCTTCTCTACCGGGAAACACAAAGGAGCAAGTTCGGTAAATGGTTTTGAAATCGGTTTCAAACCGGGTATTGCCTTTAACCTTACCGACGAATTTTCGTTGGTAGCCCATTGCGGTTTCCTCGGTTATCGCGACAAATACAACGGTAGCAGCGTATCGGGATTGTCGTTAACGGGCAATGATTTGAGTGTCAGCCTCTATTATAAGTTCTGA
- a CDS encoding DUF4923 family protein — protein sequence MKRWVLALCSLFLFGSAAQAQLSLGDLFNSSTVNKVVNAITNNDANLTVADLAGTWRYSAPACKFESDDLLKAAGGEMVASTLKDKLDTYYQKAGITSSRVSFTFADTTMVMNYGSAKLEGYLVKDEPSGKFVVTFTLVGRIPVMVMDATITKSGNTMEILFDVEKLVNVLTTIASKTQSSTLQSITSLLDGYDGVLMGFELTKQ from the coding sequence ATGAAAAGATGGGTATTGGCTTTATGTAGCCTGTTTTTATTTGGAAGTGCAGCCCAGGCACAACTCTCGCTGGGTGATTTGTTCAATTCATCGACAGTCAATAAGGTGGTGAATGCGATAACCAACAACGATGCCAATCTGACCGTTGCCGATTTGGCCGGAACCTGGCGTTATTCGGCACCTGCCTGCAAGTTTGAGAGCGACGATCTCTTGAAAGCGGCCGGTGGTGAGATGGTTGCCTCTACACTCAAAGACAAGTTGGACACCTATTATCAAAAGGCCGGTATCACTTCGTCGCGGGTATCATTTACCTTTGCCGATACGACAATGGTCATGAACTATGGCAGTGCCAAACTCGAAGGCTATCTTGTCAAGGACGAGCCCAGCGGCAAGTTTGTGGTCACCTTCACGTTGGTCGGTCGTATCCCCGTCATGGTGATGGACGCCACGATTACCAAGAGCGGCAACACGATGGAAATACTCTTCGATGTGGAAAAACTGGTCAATGTCTTGACCACGATTGCCTCGAAAACACAAAGCTCTACGCTGCAAAGCATTACGAGCTTGCTCGATGGCTATGACGGAGTGTTGATGGGATTTGAACTGACCAAGCAGTAG
- a CDS encoding UDP-glucose dehydrogenase family protein, giving the protein MKIAVVGTGYVGLVTGTCFAEIGVDVVCVDIDAEKIARIKRGDIPIYEPGLDEMVLRNMKAGRLRFATDLSTCLDGVEILFSAVGTPPDEDGSADLHYVLDVAHNVGRCMTDYLVVVTKSTVPVGTARKVKAAIQSELDRRGVNIEFDVASNPEFLKEGNAIADFMRPDRVVVGVESKRAEALMQKLYKPFMINKYRIIITDIPSAEMIKYAANAMLATRISFMNEIALLCDEVGADVNAVRKGIGADDRIGSRFLYAGCGYGGSCFPKDVKALIKTAEENGCDMQILKSVERVNESQKELLFRRLSTYFNGELSGRKFAVWGLSFKPETDDMREAPALILIDRLCSAGASVRVYDPVAMDECRRRIGDRVEYAANIYEAVAGVDALLIVTEWKEFRMPDWSAVLRAMKSPVIFDGRNIYDPAEMKEMGFVYRSIGRPLH; this is encoded by the coding sequence ATGAAAATAGCGGTAGTAGGTACAGGCTATGTAGGCCTGGTTACAGGAACCTGTTTTGCCGAGATAGGCGTAGACGTAGTTTGTGTAGACATCGATGCCGAGAAGATTGCTCGCATCAAACGGGGAGATATTCCCATCTATGAGCCGGGGCTCGACGAGATGGTCCTGCGAAACATGAAGGCCGGGCGGTTGCGTTTTGCTACCGATTTGTCAACATGTCTCGACGGGGTGGAAATTCTGTTCAGCGCCGTGGGTACTCCTCCCGATGAGGACGGTTCGGCCGACCTCCACTATGTGCTCGATGTGGCTCACAACGTGGGGCGCTGCATGACCGACTATCTGGTGGTGGTGACCAAGAGCACCGTGCCGGTAGGGACGGCCCGCAAGGTGAAGGCGGCTATCCAGAGCGAACTCGACCGGCGGGGCGTGAACATCGAGTTTGATGTGGCTTCCAACCCCGAGTTCCTGAAAGAGGGAAATGCCATTGCCGACTTCATGCGCCCCGACCGCGTGGTGGTGGGCGTGGAGAGCAAGCGGGCCGAGGCGTTGATGCAGAAGCTCTACAAGCCCTTCATGATCAACAAGTATCGCATCATTATTACCGATATACCTTCGGCCGAGATGATTAAATATGCGGCCAATGCTATGTTGGCTACACGCATCAGTTTTATGAACGAGATTGCGTTGTTGTGTGACGAGGTGGGTGCCGACGTGAATGCCGTGCGCAAGGGTATCGGGGCCGACGATCGCATCGGGAGCCGTTTCCTCTATGCCGGTTGTGGTTACGGAGGTTCCTGTTTCCCAAAAGATGTGAAGGCCTTGATTAAGACGGCCGAGGAGAATGGTTGCGATATGCAGATTCTGAAATCGGTCGAGCGGGTGAACGAGTCGCAGAAGGAGCTACTCTTTCGCCGGTTGAGTACCTACTTTAACGGAGAGCTGTCGGGTCGCAAGTTTGCCGTGTGGGGACTCTCGTTCAAGCCCGAAACCGACGACATGCGCGAGGCTCCGGCTCTGATTCTTATCGACCGGTTGTGTTCGGCTGGGGCAAGTGTGCGGGTGTACGACCCGGTAGCCATGGACGAGTGTCGCCGCCGCATAGGCGACCGGGTAGAGTATGCCGCCAATATTTACGAGGCGGTAGCCGGGGTCGATGCCCTGCTCATCGTGACCGAGTGGAAAGAGTTCCGCATGCCCGACTGGTCGGCCGTGCTCCGTGCCATGAAATCGCCCGTGATTTTCGACGGACGCAATATCTATGACCCGGCCGAGATGAAAGAGATGGGATTTGTTTATCGCAGCATCGGTCGGCCTCTGCATTGA
- a CDS encoding DUF4493 domain-containing protein: protein MLLLVSCANEDQQVDSGYGTIDVQVSADYRVEPVTRTSTSENTDTSTPTQTPDVSEFALKLVSTDGSFSRSWDSLADFDPTEKIPVGAYTMSAYYGDLEEEGFDKPYYLGESDVTVRYRENSPVEIQCTLANVKITVEYSDAFKKYFADYATTVHAAEGGYVKFEKDETRAAYVKPGQITIQTYLKKQNGIESTFEPAAITDAKPRQHYRIKLDIADNAAGEAQLSISFDETTETQPITISISDEVMEAPAPSFLPAGFVPGTPLEVKENSYPDDKAVNLSLTAKAGIAACTLTTSSAALESQGWPREIDLVGLSSENSALLGRLGLKLKGFTEMGSKMGFIDFAEVFAHLHATDGNDQHTFTLSAKDIYGKVTEAPITLSVKSIPITFALQTPEAVFVGSKTATIPVEFDGAYIDQIKFSYLNASGSKVNSTSSVISHEGNLYQIKISIEATDQLVVVEASYANGAKTATTSIPVKTPDFTIKAEEYDIWARRATVTLTATDPQYQEAVNRYVVLYANSTGQWETVTSTLTQGRRTITGLAPDTRYQLRGSCNSGQENVNYSGDYTLRTEAAAAVPNGDFENLAQTISIQDLKQGGEYSVWPVDYQNRCSFTIQEPTGWASVNAKTCNTGAANQNSWFVIPSTYNSTLTWDAYRSFASSTVTPDLYRDLVAQSGSNAMLVRNVAWDDNGTTPATSGGAFNTTYYNTNVPTIANRSAGKLFLGSYTYANGTETYNEGVGFTSRPSALKGWYKYANDPNDAAETGVITITLLNGQTVIGTGTANFTAAADYTEFTIPVTYSITNQKATTLRIMITSSNHASYHQSEETAAIKTSVSNGQYESASRGATFTIDNLTFTYE, encoded by the coding sequence ATGCTATTGTTAGTATCCTGCGCAAATGAGGACCAACAGGTCGATTCGGGTTATGGGACTATCGATGTACAGGTTTCGGCCGATTATCGGGTAGAGCCTGTTACACGCACCTCGACCTCTGAAAACACCGATACTTCCACCCCCACACAAACGCCCGACGTGAGCGAGTTTGCCTTGAAGCTGGTTTCAACCGACGGCAGTTTCTCCCGCTCGTGGGACAGTTTGGCCGACTTCGACCCCACCGAAAAAATTCCCGTAGGTGCCTACACCATGAGTGCCTATTACGGCGACCTGGAAGAGGAGGGTTTCGACAAGCCTTATTATCTGGGAGAGAGCGATGTGACGGTGCGCTACCGCGAAAATTCGCCCGTCGAGATTCAGTGTACGCTGGCCAACGTAAAGATTACGGTCGAATATTCCGATGCCTTCAAGAAATATTTTGCCGACTACGCCACTACGGTGCATGCTGCCGAAGGGGGCTATGTCAAGTTCGAGAAAGACGAGACCCGGGCCGCCTATGTAAAGCCCGGTCAAATTACCATTCAAACCTATTTGAAGAAACAGAACGGCATCGAGTCGACTTTCGAACCTGCCGCCATTACCGACGCCAAACCGCGCCAACACTACCGCATCAAACTCGATATTGCCGACAATGCCGCCGGTGAAGCCCAACTCAGTATCAGTTTCGACGAGACCACCGAAACGCAACCTATCACCATCAGCATCTCCGACGAGGTGATGGAGGCACCCGCCCCCTCGTTCCTCCCGGCCGGGTTCGTGCCGGGCACTCCCCTCGAAGTGAAGGAGAACAGCTACCCCGACGACAAGGCCGTAAACCTTTCGCTCACGGCCAAAGCCGGTATTGCCGCCTGCACCCTCACTACCTCGTCGGCCGCTCTTGAAAGCCAAGGCTGGCCCCGAGAAATAGATCTGGTGGGTCTGAGCAGCGAAAACAGCGCATTGCTCGGCCGCTTGGGGTTGAAATTGAAAGGATTCACCGAAATGGGTAGCAAGATGGGATTTATCGACTTTGCCGAAGTTTTTGCCCACCTCCATGCCACCGACGGGAACGACCAGCACACCTTCACCCTCTCGGCCAAAGACATCTACGGGAAGGTGACCGAAGCTCCTATTACCCTTTCGGTGAAGAGTATCCCCATTACATTTGCCTTGCAGACTCCCGAAGCGGTATTCGTGGGCAGCAAGACGGCCACGATACCCGTCGAATTTGATGGTGCCTACATCGACCAGATCAAGTTCAGTTATCTCAATGCCTCGGGCTCGAAGGTCAACAGCACCTCGTCGGTCATCTCGCACGAAGGGAACCTTTACCAAATAAAAATCTCAATCGAAGCAACCGACCAGCTGGTCGTTGTCGAGGCCTCGTATGCCAACGGTGCCAAGACAGCCACCACCTCGATACCGGTCAAGACCCCGGACTTCACCATCAAGGCCGAGGAGTATGATATCTGGGCCCGCCGGGCTACCGTTACCCTCACGGCTACCGATCCTCAATACCAGGAGGCCGTGAACCGTTACGTCGTGCTCTACGCCAACAGTACGGGACAATGGGAAACCGTTACCTCCACCCTCACCCAGGGACGCCGCACCATCACCGGGCTCGCCCCCGACACCCGCTACCAACTGCGGGGATCGTGCAACAGCGGTCAGGAGAATGTCAATTACAGCGGCGACTACACCCTGCGCACCGAAGCGGCTGCCGCCGTGCCCAACGGCGATTTCGAGAACCTGGCTCAAACCATATCGATACAAGATTTGAAACAGGGCGGCGAATACTCGGTATGGCCCGTCGACTATCAGAACAGATGTTCCTTCACGATACAGGAGCCCACCGGCTGGGCCAGTGTCAATGCCAAGACCTGCAACACCGGTGCCGCCAACCAGAACTCATGGTTCGTCATTCCATCGACCTACAACTCCACCCTCACGTGGGACGCTTACCGCAGTTTTGCATCAAGCACCGTGACACCCGACCTCTATCGCGATCTCGTGGCTCAGAGCGGCAGCAACGCCATGCTGGTGCGTAACGTGGCGTGGGACGATAACGGTACCACCCCGGCTACCTCGGGTGGAGCCTTCAACACCACCTACTACAACACCAACGTGCCCACCATCGCCAACCGCTCGGCCGGGAAGCTGTTCCTGGGCAGTTACACCTATGCCAACGGTACCGAGACCTACAACGAGGGTGTCGGGTTCACCTCGCGCCCCTCGGCCTTGAAAGGGTGGTACAAATATGCCAACGACCCCAACGACGCGGCCGAGACGGGTGTTATCACCATCACCTTGCTCAACGGACAGACGGTCATCGGCACCGGCACGGCCAACTTCACGGCCGCCGCCGACTATACCGAGTTTACCATACCGGTCACCTACTCGATTACCAACCAGAAGGCCACTACGTTGCGCATCATGATAACCTCGTCGAACCACGCCTCTTACCACCAGAGCGAAGAGACAGCGGCCATCAAGACCAGTGTCTCCAACGGTCAATACGAGTCGGCCTCGCGAGGAGCAACCTTTACTATCGACAACTTAACATTCACCTATGAATAA
- a CDS encoding DUF4493 domain-containing protein has translation MKAIWTVSLAIILAVGATSCDREKFDYNLGTETPTGKTGTLDLSTFGAIPNNDTQVVEKAPVSRAVDTGDFTVQIYPTQGNDTLEWKYREMPEIVTLNVGDYKLAVFSHEVQPAEWEHPYYYADKAFTIEENRVTQLDTVVCTQQNIGVSVTYTEALKSFMGEDCQVTVTIGSGSLNFTKDETRTGYFRADNESNLLIAIFTGTIDGYKEVNRIKIDTVKAGEKPTLQYDIKQPQGIEPSVTVDASCEIFEYNVDIIIDEEVIPDPNPSDPGTDPDPDPEPSGAPQITSETIALGTPVTVTTGMQVIVDIISTDKDGLTQLTVDIESPTLTPEELSGMGLSAHLDLVNPGALKEAIEGLGFPTENNVLHQNKVTFDISQFMPLLGLLGAGTHNFIITATDAQGTTTESLILVTE, from the coding sequence ATGAAAGCTATATGGACCGTCTCACTTGCCATAATCCTGGCCGTGGGAGCCACCTCGTGCGACCGCGAGAAATTCGACTATAACCTGGGTACCGAAACTCCGACAGGGAAAACCGGGACCCTCGACCTATCGACGTTTGGAGCCATACCCAACAACGACACGCAGGTAGTGGAGAAGGCTCCCGTAAGCCGGGCGGTCGACACGGGCGACTTCACCGTGCAGATATACCCTACCCAAGGCAACGACACCCTCGAATGGAAATATCGCGAGATGCCCGAGATTGTTACCCTCAACGTGGGCGACTATAAACTGGCCGTATTCTCGCACGAGGTACAACCGGCCGAGTGGGAACACCCCTACTACTATGCCGACAAGGCCTTTACCATCGAAGAGAACCGGGTGACCCAGCTCGATACGGTAGTATGCACGCAACAAAATATAGGAGTTTCTGTTACTTATACCGAAGCCCTGAAATCATTCATGGGTGAAGATTGCCAAGTAACAGTTACCATTGGTTCTGGCTCTCTTAATTTTACAAAAGACGAAACTCGCACCGGCTATTTCCGTGCCGACAACGAGAGCAACCTGCTCATTGCCATCTTTACCGGCACCATCGACGGATATAAAGAGGTGAACCGAATTAAAATAGATACTGTAAAAGCAGGAGAAAAGCCAACCTTACAATATGACATTAAACAGCCTCAGGGTATCGAGCCATCGGTTACCGTCGACGCCTCATGTGAAATCTTCGAATACAATGTTGATATAATCATCGACGAGGAGGTTATCCCCGACCCCAATCCCAGTGATCCCGGAACCGATCCCGACCCGGACCCCGAACCCTCGGGTGCCCCCCAAATCACCAGCGAAACCATCGCACTGGGTACTCCTGTCACCGTTACCACTGGCATGCAAGTGATAGTCGACATCATCAGTACCGATAAAGACGGACTCACCCAGCTTACCGTCGACATCGAGTCGCCCACACTTACCCCCGAAGAACTCTCGGGCATGGGGCTGTCGGCACATCTCGACCTCGTGAACCCGGGTGCGCTGAAAGAGGCCATCGAAGGCTTGGGATTCCCCACCGAGAACAACGTGCTGCATCAGAACAAAGTGACGTTCGACATCAGCCAGTTCATGCCGTTGCTGGGCTTGTTGGGTGCCGGCACGCACAATTTCATCATCACGGCAACCGATGCACAAGGGACCACCACCGAATCGTTAATCCTCGTAACTGAATAA
- a CDS encoding PCMD domain-containing protein: protein MRLHNKKYWACALLLTALLGACKEDDMTVGEGSVQLRVSVSDDVTVVTRAVDSGIYATMQTRIYSSKGLIRYYDAETPMPPTLNLASGAYHAFVLAGDSVPAAFNTPYYTGSTDFTVRGGETTSASVTCTIANTLATVAFDPSLDEVVSNYKVKIFTTSGELYFTPATVDSVGYFLFDTRNRSLGWTFEGEKTDGNSYTQSGIVEDVARATKYAFTFNFDPESAATGGTFLDVKVNESTVDSTHNVVITQRPQIVGDKFNLSDPLYYETNGGSETALWINAATELKRAWISCDKLTALGFPTDSVDLLGTDEALIAEFQSRGISCQHTYQEEKDLSNAKITLADGFVKSLPSDEYTFTIQAVDMSGKDNTATLSIVVSDAIVVTEEPERASIWARRATLLGTLVKATSEPLSFQYRQTGTDSWTSVPATLSGSSLSAEVTGLTPGVTYEYQAVAGSQASVKTATFTTESATALPNSSFENWQTLSSSAMVLYGPGEEMFWDSGNHGSATLSKNVTTPDETYKHSGRYSVKLQSQFVGVLGIGKFAAGNLFVGQYLRTDGTDGVLSFGRPFTSRPTKLKGYIKYNPGTVDYSSTSELAKGATDIGSIYIAIGDWSEPIEIRTKDKKLFDKNDEKIIAYGEWDLTSATQGADGGLLEFEIPLDYRSLDRIPSYLVLVASASKYGDYFTGSSGSTMWIDDLELIYE, encoded by the coding sequence ATGAGACTACACAACAAAAAATATTGGGCATGCGCACTCCTCCTGACAGCGCTTCTGGGTGCTTGTAAAGAGGACGATATGACCGTGGGCGAAGGCTCGGTGCAGTTACGGGTCAGCGTCTCGGACGACGTCACAGTCGTCACACGGGCCGTCGACTCGGGCATCTACGCCACGATGCAAACCCGCATTTACAGCAGCAAAGGGCTCATTCGCTACTACGACGCCGAGACTCCCATGCCGCCTACCCTCAACCTGGCCAGCGGAGCATACCACGCTTTCGTCCTGGCCGGCGACTCGGTGCCCGCAGCGTTCAACACACCTTACTACACGGGCTCGACCGACTTTACCGTGCGGGGGGGCGAAACGACCTCGGCCAGCGTGACCTGCACCATTGCCAACACGCTTGCCACCGTGGCCTTCGACCCCAGTCTGGACGAGGTGGTATCGAACTACAAGGTGAAGATTTTCACCACCTCGGGCGAACTCTATTTCACCCCGGCCACGGTCGACTCGGTGGGCTATTTCCTGTTTGACACCCGAAACCGCAGCCTGGGCTGGACCTTCGAGGGAGAAAAGACCGACGGTAACAGCTACACCCAGTCGGGCATTGTAGAAGATGTGGCCCGAGCTACCAAATATGCCTTCACCTTCAATTTCGACCCCGAGAGTGCAGCTACCGGCGGCACCTTCCTCGACGTGAAGGTAAACGAATCGACCGTCGACTCGACACACAACGTGGTCATCACCCAGCGGCCGCAGATTGTAGGCGACAAGTTCAACCTCTCCGACCCGCTCTACTACGAGACCAACGGAGGCAGCGAGACTGCCTTGTGGATCAATGCGGCAACCGAACTGAAACGGGCCTGGATTTCGTGCGACAAACTCACGGCTCTGGGATTCCCCACCGACTCGGTCGACCTCCTCGGAACCGACGAGGCCCTCATCGCCGAGTTTCAGTCGCGGGGTATCTCGTGCCAACACACCTACCAGGAGGAGAAAGACCTCTCCAACGCCAAGATTACCCTCGCCGACGGCTTCGTCAAATCGCTCCCGAGCGACGAATACACCTTTACAATCCAAGCGGTGGACATGAGCGGCAAGGACAATACCGCCACGCTGTCGATTGTCGTGTCGGACGCCATTGTGGTGACCGAAGAGCCCGAGCGGGCCAGCATCTGGGCTCGCCGAGCCACCCTGCTGGGCACGCTGGTAAAGGCAACCTCCGAACCGCTCTCGTTCCAATACCGGCAGACCGGTACGGATAGCTGGACCTCGGTTCCCGCCACGCTGTCGGGGTCGAGCCTGTCGGCCGAGGTAACCGGCCTTACCCCGGGTGTTACCTACGAGTACCAGGCAGTCGCCGGCTCTCAGGCTTCGGTCAAGACGGCCACCTTTACCACCGAATCGGCCACAGCCCTGCCCAACAGCAGTTTCGAAAACTGGCAAACCCTCTCGTCGAGTGCCATGGTGCTCTACGGGCCCGGCGAAGAGATGTTCTGGGACAGCGGCAACCACGGTTCGGCCACCCTGAGCAAAAACGTAACCACCCCCGACGAGACCTACAAACACAGCGGTCGCTATTCGGTGAAACTGCAATCGCAATTCGTAGGGGTATTGGGTATCGGTAAATTTGCCGCCGGCAACCTTTTTGTGGGTCAATACCTGCGCACCGACGGTACCGACGGCGTGCTCAGCTTCGGACGCCCCTTCACCTCGCGTCCGACCAAGCTGAAAGGTTACATCAAGTACAACCCCGGCACCGTCGACTATTCCAGCACCTCCGAACTGGCCAAGGGGGCTACCGACATCGGCAGCATCTACATTGCCATCGGCGATTGGAGCGAGCCTATCGAAATCCGCACCAAAGACAAGAAACTGTTCGACAAGAACGACGAGAAGATTATCGCCTACGGCGAATGGGACCTCACCAGTGCTACCCAGGGTGCCGACGGCGGATTGCTCGAATTTGAAATACCTCTCGACTACCGCTCGCTCGACCGCATACCCAGCTACCTTGTGCTGGTGGCCTCGGCCAGCAAGTATGGCGACTATTTCACCGGCAGCTCCGGCAGCACCATGTGGATTGACGACTTAGAATTGATTTATGAATAA
- a CDS encoding PCMD domain-containing protein has product MKVMRKYSFYILPFLATLLFAACIQNDIPYPRIKAQILSISAEGQVGTATIDNATLTVSLELADTVDLRRVHIESLTVTEGATSTLPADSTIDLTQSYSLTLSIYQDYTWTIQATQNIERSFRVEGQFGAPVFDVYNHRAVAYVNQDADLSNIKITELVLGPAGITTYSPQIENITDFSLGYQKVIVTYHGIMEKWFLYIVPSESEVSTDGVDAWTNVAWLHGSGKEGAQNGFEIKEAAAETWEKVPDEYVTHDKGSFTARMIHLKANTTYMCRAVSGDLIGNEVTFTTGSATELPNGSFDYWNLAGKVWNPWPEGSENFWDTGNKGATTLGDSNTQPTDDTWSGTGQAAKLATKFVGIGSLGKLAAGNMYVGNYIRTDGSNGVLNFGKPFTQRPTRLKGYFKYTTVPINKTNSDLTALMGQPDTCQIYIALGDWSEPVEIRTKPSDRKVFDKNDPHVIAYAEISSGESVPEYTPFSLELEYHDTSRVPTYIVVVASASKYGDYFTGGDGSVLFIDDFSLEYDY; this is encoded by the coding sequence ATGAAAGTCATGCGAAAATACAGTTTCTACATACTCCCGTTCCTCGCTACACTCCTCTTCGCGGCGTGTATCCAGAACGACATTCCCTACCCCCGCATCAAGGCTCAAATCCTGTCGATTTCGGCCGAAGGACAGGTGGGTACGGCCACTATCGACAACGCCACCCTCACGGTGAGCCTCGAACTGGCCGACACCGTGGACCTGCGGCGGGTACACATCGAGTCGCTCACCGTGACCGAAGGTGCCACCTCGACTCTGCCGGCCGACTCGACTATCGACCTGACCCAAAGCTACTCGCTCACCCTCTCGATTTATCAAGACTACACCTGGACCATACAGGCCACTCAGAACATCGAGCGCTCGTTTCGGGTCGAAGGGCAATTTGGCGCACCCGTATTCGATGTTTACAACCACCGGGCCGTTGCCTATGTGAACCAGGATGCCGACCTGTCGAACATCAAAATTACCGAACTGGTGCTGGGCCCGGCCGGGATAACGACCTATTCGCCCCAAATCGAGAATATTACCGACTTCTCGCTGGGTTACCAGAAGGTGATTGTCACCTACCACGGCATCATGGAAAAATGGTTCCTTTACATCGTACCGTCGGAGAGCGAGGTATCGACCGACGGGGTCGATGCCTGGACCAACGTGGCCTGGCTGCACGGCAGCGGCAAGGAGGGGGCTCAAAACGGTTTTGAAATCAAAGAGGCTGCGGCCGAAACCTGGGAGAAGGTGCCCGACGAATATGTCACCCACGACAAAGGCTCCTTTACCGCCCGCATGATACACCTAAAAGCCAACACCACCTATATGTGCCGCGCCGTTTCGGGCGACCTTATCGGCAACGAGGTGACCTTCACCACCGGTTCGGCTACCGAACTGCCCAACGGCAGCTTCGACTACTGGAATCTGGCCGGCAAGGTGTGGAACCCCTGGCCCGAGGGTAGCGAGAACTTCTGGGACACCGGCAACAAGGGGGCCACGACCCTGGGCGACAGCAACACCCAACCGACCGACGACACCTGGTCGGGCACGGGACAGGCGGCCAAACTGGCTACCAAATTCGTGGGTATCGGCTCGCTGGGTAAGTTGGCTGCCGGCAACATGTATGTAGGCAACTACATTCGCACCGACGGTTCCAACGGCGTGCTCAACTTCGGGAAACCCTTCACGCAACGGCCCACCCGCCTGAAAGGCTACTTCAAGTACACCACGGTGCCCATCAACAAGACCAACAGCGATCTGACGGCCCTCATGGGACAACCCGATACCTGCCAGATATACATCGCCCTGGGCGACTGGAGCGAACCGGTAGAGATTCGCACCAAACCGAGCGACCGCAAGGTATTCGACAAGAACGACCCGCACGTCATCGCCTATGCCGAGATTTCGTCGGGCGAATCGGTACCCGAGTACACCCCCTTCTCCCTCGAACTCGAATACCACGACACCTCGCGCGTCCCCACCTACATCGTGGTGGTCGCTTCGGCCAGCAAGTATGGCGACTACTTTACCGGCGGTGACGGCAGTGTGCTCTTCATCGACGACTTCTCGCTCGAATACGACTACTGA